One Paraburkholderia dioscoreae DNA segment encodes these proteins:
- a CDS encoding LLM class flavin-dependent oxidoreductase has protein sequence MKLGIFMQPLHLSGAPYHAMYDMDIACAIHADKVGYDELWMGEHTSQRTEPVTNALQFLSTLIPLTERIKLCTGVLNLPHHHPARIAADAAMFDHMSKGRFIMGIGPGGLASDFEVYKSDHKASGAMLASCYQMIRAIWNTDAPYDLKTAHHEVSIKNTVHEDLGVGLMPVPYQNPFPRVATSAMSNFSSTAKLAGANDWDVISANFNLASTVASHWQAYTDGALSAGVKPDRRNWRVARSVFVADSQAEADEYLARETNALATYFDFMVTHLKAIGYASIFKSRPDMTDDEVNIEHCIREMVIAGDANSVVEQLVAFSEKTGPFGTLLTTFHEWDDEPLWRRSMELTAKQVMPRLSEYMEPRLADKQQVEYAQ, from the coding sequence ATGAAACTTGGCATTTTCATGCAGCCGCTCCATTTGTCTGGGGCACCATATCACGCAATGTATGACATGGACATTGCGTGTGCCATTCACGCGGACAAGGTAGGTTATGACGAGCTTTGGATGGGCGAACACACTTCGCAGCGAACGGAACCGGTAACCAACGCGCTACAGTTTCTCTCGACACTGATTCCCCTTACCGAGCGCATCAAGCTCTGCACTGGCGTGTTGAATTTGCCACATCATCACCCTGCCCGCATCGCGGCGGACGCAGCCATGTTCGACCATATGTCGAAAGGGCGCTTCATTATGGGCATTGGCCCAGGTGGCCTTGCATCGGACTTCGAGGTGTACAAGAGCGACCACAAGGCGAGCGGGGCAATGCTTGCGTCGTGTTACCAGATGATTCGCGCTATCTGGAACACCGATGCGCCATACGACCTGAAGACGGCGCATCACGAGGTCAGTATCAAGAACACCGTTCACGAAGACTTGGGCGTCGGACTGATGCCGGTCCCTTATCAGAATCCGTTCCCGCGGGTTGCCACGTCTGCAATGAGTAATTTTTCGAGCACCGCGAAACTTGCTGGGGCGAACGACTGGGACGTCATTTCGGCCAACTTCAATCTGGCTTCTACAGTCGCATCGCATTGGCAGGCCTACACCGATGGCGCGCTGTCGGCCGGGGTCAAACCCGACCGCCGGAACTGGCGTGTCGCCCGTTCCGTGTTTGTTGCCGATTCGCAGGCCGAGGCCGACGAATACCTGGCCCGCGAAACCAACGCGCTGGCCACGTACTTCGACTTCATGGTCACTCACCTGAAGGCCATCGGTTACGCGAGCATTTTCAAGTCGCGCCCCGACATGACCGACGACGAGGTGAACATCGAGCACTGTATTCGCGAGATGGTTATTGCCGGCGACGCAAACTCGGTCGTTGAACAGCTGGTGGCGTTCAGCGAGAAGACCGGTCCGTTCGGAACGCTCCTGACCACCTTCCATGAGTGGGATGACGAGCCCCTCTGGCGCCGTTCGATGGAACTGACGGCGAAGCAGGTGATGCCGAGGCTGAGCGAGTACATGGAGCCCCGGCTGGCCGATAAGCAGCAGGTCGAGTACGCGCAATAG